Within Montipora foliosa isolate CH-2021 chromosome 3, ASM3666993v2, whole genome shotgun sequence, the genomic segment CAAGGCCATGAATGTGGGAGGCatgtgctctcaccactgcagcATAGCAAGTTTCCTTGACCTTCACTTCTCGCACACTACAGTTTGTTTGAAAATGCAGATTTCAGACTATGGAAGTTCTGTTGACTTACGTATCCTCGAGTCCATAAGCTAAGTCTAACATATCCAGCTCTTCATCTGATGGCTCATCCAAATTTAGAGAGGCCATTTCCTCGGGTTTAAACAAGATATGACAAGTCGAGCAAGACAATGTGCCTTCACAAGCAcctggaaaataaaaattagatGAACAATAAGCAACAAAATAATCTCATGATCATAAACTCAGAAGTAACTACTGTGCAATTTGTTATCAtccttatcatcatcattatcattatggaGAGTGGTAATCAATGCAACTGGCAATTTTTAAGAACACATTTTGACTATATCTGACAATTTCAAAGTTTTGGTCAGGCAAAGTTCAATGTTATTTATgatcccaagggaaacagttttGTTTGAACAAGAGTATTAATTCTTGttgagggaaacatcaggacttaAGGGAAAACAACACTAACTACATACTAGTGCTTTGTTATAGCAAGGCTCCAGGCTGCTTTGTGGGCTGGGGCAGAGGCCCATACTCAAGAGAATACGGTCAACCTTTTTCGTTTTGGTTGTCATGTGATTGACCCAGCGGACGTCCATCCATAAAGACCctgggggagggggatgggAGACTAAGAAAGGGAAGGGAGGGGATCTCACAAACGCAGCTTTGAGGCACGGATGGGCGAATTTTCTTGGCAGGAAACTTTTGTGCGGCCTGCGTTTATACCGACCTtcgtcacttttgaaaaagagtttttaccattagtgacgagcaacgtgATATAGTGCAGGAAAGAGCTGGAGAGATGAGGAgatgaaatttgagaaattaaaCCGAAGAATGCCtcgagagaagaagagaaaatttcaatgaagaatattgtaaagctgagagaactaaagcgagagacaaaacacttttttacaacggttagctttcaggtaatgttttccttctaaATGCATGCCttgctgcctcacatattttgtaaaacttgctaaaaaaacagaagaaggcctgaaaacgtttgcaattccgtgttgacagagattacGGCATATTTCACACACCATGTCACCATTCAAGCTTACAGCAGACATCATTGGCAAGTTTTCTTGTCATCACTGTCTGTTTTATCAGACATATTAaccttttaaccctttaagccccgaggggttccccattgatgagtaaaatcgtctggcgttagacagagtaaaatctataagtgccgtttggcactatcggggctgaaagggttaaacggggacatagttttttcacgctgttagcttaaccctttaagccccgaggggttccccattgacgagtaaaatcgtctggcgttagacagagtaaaatctataagtgccgtttggcactatcggggctgaaagggttaaccaaGCTCTAAATGCAGTATAAATTTCTTTTTATTGGATTGCAGTACATTTTATCTGCAACAAATGCATTTTTAAGTAATGTTTGACCAGATACATGTAAGACTTTGGAAAGCGGTTTGATAAGATTCGGTGGCAAAACCTCCTACAGCGATTGAGTTATAACAATCCTTTGTCTTGCTTGTCATGCGGTTTTGAGGCCAGTTGCTTATTTTGGAACTGATTCACCATTACTGTGACGACTGTCCACACTAAATTAATACCTTTCGATTTGGAGGctttttcaggggcacccattTGCGACCATTTGCTCGTTGTGTGCCCTTGccttttgtgtgaaatggatgtccagtcatgagctgctttgtttgattgcaaaatTGCAGTTGAGTACATGTACTGGGTGAATTAATACGCTTTagtttgactttttaattagtaatttttcctgttgttctaaactgaaatGAGAGGGTGtgaagattatcagtcaaacggaaaatgtagTGAAATAGATTACTGTgctttagttgttgattaaaataatgttggttattgtttgccaGGCTaatgtttgtttactgctgtcagctcagaggtgtttgatcactgtaaactgtatacactaatgaggattaattttgtactttatgcagactGAAGCATTATTATTGCCATATACAGTGTACACTATTTGCTTTCTGGGGCTAGAAACGGgggctccgcttttaggcttggctaaatctatatattattggtATACATGTATTATACAGTCTGTGCTGCTGTATCTGGTGGGGCAACAACTGTGGAATTGTATCCTGGTTGGGATACATTCAAATTTGATgaggggcacgtgaccaagaatcaaccttTCACGGTGCTCATTTTGTTGAGCAAAAGTCCAGGTACTGGTTTATAACAATACCTCTTACAAAGCTGCATTGCAAACAAGAGAAAGCTTATGAAAAAAGAGTACTGAACAAACTTTATGACGAAAGATTTCTATCCTAGCCATGAATATTATCATTCAATCGTTTAGGACTTGATGGAACATGTCTCAAACTTGCTCAGGCTTCAGGCTCTTGCTCCCCTTTGGTGTGAAACTGTCTTGTAATCTTAGTAACTCTTATGACTCCTATTTACTTTCCCTGATCTGGaacatttcaagtttatttttcagGACAGCCTTTAGTGATTTCTTGATTGGCCAAAACACACCTGACTGGCATAGTtgccaataataataaattgcaGTAGACTAACTGTAGGAAATGCAATAATTCCTATAAATTCTTTGATAGCTATGAACTGTTTGTCCCAGTATGCCACAGTACCCCTATAAATCCCATGGCTTTATCACAATCATAGAAAACAACAGAGTCATGTCCTATTCATCCAGTATCTTTCCAAAAACGTACCACAGACCAGAATAAGAATCTTCCTAAACCAGTTTGCACTTACACTAGGAGATGTCTGTtatcaatgaaatgaatgtatatttcaAGTGCGGGTTATACATGTAGATAAACGAAAGAGGCGAGTGATCTCCgcacttacatgtatgtagtgTAGCTGGACAATAATTTAAAGGAACCTGCTTGCAGGTGGTAATTTCTATTTTTAAGGGCATTAGGTTCAAGAGATTCTAAGCCTGGTAAATCTGGTCACCATATTGGATGATATAGTGGAGGATCTGGGACAACTGACATTGAAGCACTTTGTAACTTGTCCCAGATCTTCCACCCATCCAATATGGCGACCGAATTTGCCACACTAAATCTCATGCTTGAAAACACAAGCAGGCTAAATTTAAAGTGACAGTTGTTTAAATGATCCAGCTACAATGTCAGTGCGCGGATCGCTCAGTTCTCTCATTAGATGTCTATTGTCTACAACAACTTTATAAAATCATTGTCTCTCACCTTCTAAGTCGACATCATTGTCCTTTGCTACATCTAGTAAAGTATCTCCTACTTTTGCTTTGACTTTCATGAGATCTCCATCTCTATCTATGAAATTGATTTCAACTCTGGAAGAGAATTTTTGTATACAGTGTATTGTTTCAGAGTGAACTCATAGTACTGAGAAAGACCTCACATGAAAAATGCTACATATAAATGCACAGTACAAACCATAACAAATATTAACTTTAACCAACCCTAGTCTTCTTTTAGGCTAAAAAATCTTTTGACACTTTTACTCTTGAGCCACTCCCATTggcgaataaaatcgtctggcattagtcTTGCTCCTAGGACGTCAATGGGTTTATTTACTAATTAACTAAAGTAATACCCAATACatgtattagtatcacccaactagtggactaatgcaaatcctgcattttaattggctacgctactagaggactattactaatagtcctccagTGGCGAAAAGTGCaacactttctttcgttttattcccaaataaatatttcttgaatTTGCATTcactaactttattattgccttttctgtttgattagttgggtgatactaaaacaattagacccttcgcagTCAAGGGCTACAGGTCTAATAGTTAAATATAACTTAGCTTCACACTCCTAATCTAAATGTCACAAAGCATGATTTGCCATTATTTAGCAGCAATGCTATCAATACCTGCCAACTTTCTGCAAGTCAAAAGCAAGAGATTTTCGTATCCACATTAATCCAAATTGCGACGTTTTTCTAAGGGTCTTCGATAACAATACTATGTGACGCAGTTGGCACACGACTAACGAATAATGGTTTGAGTTTACATATTCGATGGTTTTGAGAGTATAATTAAGTACCACGCTTTTTTAGTCAGGCGCGATAAAATGGCCTCTTAGTTTGACCTCGCAGCCAAAGAAGTAATTCTTCTCATGGTAAGTGTAATTCTTCTTCTCAAGCTCGAGGTTTAAATAATTTTAGGCTTAGGGAAGTCGAAGTCATATACAAATGAAGTCGATCATCTGTGGCACACAGACCCGAATTTTTCCAGATTAAGCCGTTGCTGGAGAAACAAGGAGTAGCGGATCAGACCAAACGGCCGGGGAGAACGACTTTAGCAACGTTTTTATGCATGCAAAAGTGTCTGCAAAAGTTGAAAGTACCGAAATTGAAAGCTTACGTACGTTTCTTGTTTCTCTTGCACTATTGAAGTGGAGAttccagttgttcgaaagcttgCATTCTTTGGTGGTACAGGTCCTGGTCTTAATCTGGGTATTAGAATCGAAGGTAATCTAGAGGAAGCCGTCAACTGCGAACGAACCAACACACTTGTAAACAATCTGACGGCCATTTTCTATTGAGTCAGCATTTGCTCACTGCTGGGGGTCATGGctatccctcaaactgacattggacatttcgtaacaattacacgaacatttcaataacatgcggactcttaaggacgttcgcgcccaaaacgtttccacgtacagattttttttaaacttgccacgcagaaagataatgatctacttttgccaaaaaggcaaaaaaaatggggggtcaccgtgctcgttttcgagatcatgaggtgcatttttagaagattgcgttactttaagacgatcttagcttacaactgtcagcaataaaaaagctacatgagtgaaatttagatcaggtaaacgtac encodes:
- the LOC137994579 gene encoding 2Fe-2S ferredoxin-like, which encodes MAVRLFTSVLVRSQLTASSRLPSILIPRLRPGPVPPKNASFRTTGISTSIVQEKQETVEINFIDRDGDLMKVKAKVGDTLLDVAKDNDVDLEGACEGTLSCSTCHILFKPEEMASLNLDEPSDEELDMLDLAYGLEDTSRLGCQILVTKDFQGITLTVPKAHRDLRDL